DNA sequence from the Neomonachus schauinslandi chromosome 16, ASM220157v2, whole genome shotgun sequence genome:
CTCTGCGGCGGAAGGGCTGGAAGTCGCTAGGCTCTGCGAGAATGGGGGGGGCCGTGGGCGGGGCCGTGGGCGGGGCAGGCCCCGGAGCCCTTCCGCCAAGACGTCAAGGAGAGCCGACCCCGTGCGGTGCACCCGCGCAGGGGGCTCCCCTCGGAGCGCGGTGGCGCGTCCGCGGGAGCGGGGCCTCCACGTGGATTTGCGCCACGCTGGTTTCCACGCTGCTCAGTGTTCATCTCGCGTGTCGGCCGCTTGGCCGGCTGTGCCCCCCAGCAGACCGGGAGGGTGGGCGTGTGCGGGACCGGGGTCGCAGCCCCGGAGGACAGGGCCGTCTGGGGCCCCGCCTGCTGCAGAAGGTGGCGCACGCGAGCGGTGCCCGGAGTCTACAGCGGTGGAGGAGCTGAGCCCCGGGAGGCGCGCTGCGGCAGACACCTGTTTCAGAGCTTTCGGAATGCCCGATGGGGTGAGGGGGAAAAGGAATCGGCAATCAAGGAACACCGCAGCGCCGCCAGCCCGTCAGCCTCACACCACGCATGCCAGGTTCCTCCTTAGGGTTTTAGATTGGCCATATTTGCCAACTTATGTGACGCCCCCCCCACTGTGTTCCCCAGATACTATGTACAGCTACCACCCTGGGTCGGTTCCAGGAGGGGACAGAGCAGCTTCAAGCGCATGGGGGAGGGGGTCGGAAAGGGTTGGGGTCCCACCAGCTGGCGTGGAGAGAGTTCCTGGGAAATGCAGGCTgaactctcccctcccccaactcaacCTTCCCAGGACTCAGTTCCTCCAGGGAGACCCGGCAGAGGAGGATAGACCAGAACCTCATGACCCCATAATGGGCAGGTGGTGATACAGGTTATGCAGACAGTGACCAGCGGAGGGAGGTGCTATTTGGGGACGGTGGgggaggcctctctgaggagacGTTGGAGCGGAACACTGCAGGAGGTGAGGGAGCCATGTCAGcttctgggggaagagcattccggGCAGAGGTCCATTCCGGAGGCAGTGCAAAGGTCCGGAGGCAGGCGCATGATGGGCTCGTTCAAACAGCAGAAGGCCAGTGCGGATGCTATAAATTAAGCCAATTTCATCCCGAACTTTGGTGGCGTAACATGAATCAATAATTAGTCACCAATGAGCTTAAGCTCATTTGAATTGAGCTTCTGTTATTTGCAACCAATAAATCCTAATGAATGTAGCAGCTGAGGCTTGTGTTTCTTTTAACTGTCTGTTGTTGCTCGTTGGATGCAATCAGCtggagggaaggatggggagagACAGAGTCCCATACTTCTCCCGGCCCTGATTTCTTTGGCAAACTCAGGAGAGGCCACTGGAAGtcctattaaaacaaaatgatacaaAGAGTCTaaatacacacacgtacacacacacacagatgaattaaaaaagaacaggatGGAAATGCCAAACTCTATCAGACAAggtaaaataaaagccaaaggaTTGAATTGGTTTAAAGACGATCATTTTCTATTTCACAAAGGATTCAGAATCAGGttttaactaacatttattgcGTGGCTACCGTCTGCTGGTATTGTGCTTAGTGTCTTGCATGTATTCTTTAATTGGCAAAGACATAACAGTGCTGTAACTATGTGCAGCAGATGACACAGTGGCTGAATACATAAAGCAAAGGTTACAAAAATATATTGACAAACACAGTCATACGAACAGATTTTCACATAACCTTACTGGTTTTTGACAGATAAGGTGAGCCAGAATTAAATAACACATGAATCTAAGCAATATAACTGATAAGACTGAGTTAATTAACAGACACGTAGAGTTTCGAATCCTACAGACTGAAAATACATATTCACCTTAAATGTCCATAAAACATGTACAAACATTGGACGTGTTGCAGGCCacaataaaagcttttaaaagggTGTTGAAAGCAGATATATTAGAGGCCACATTTTCACAGTGCAGtaaatcattaaaacaaaactatttttaaataaacctgaTCACTGAGTTTAAAGTACTCTTTATATTGTAGAAACACTACAATATAACATTTAGGCAACGACATAAACAAGAACACAAATTACCAAACTTTAAGATGTGGCCAAGGCTACAATCAGAGAAGTACATTTATTATTAAGTACACTAGTTTAGCAAATAATTTTGTAAGAAGAgattataaatgaattaattattcaATGTAAAAACAGACAagagatagaaataataataaaaaaaacccatatgtaTTAATGGAAAACAAATTACAAACTAGAGaaatatggatataaataaatcCCAATGCTAGTTCTTGGAAAAGTAATCGTAGATGAGGTAAAACTGTGATAAATCTAATAGTGGGTCAACCACAAACAGAagttgaaaggaagaaaggggttagaacaaaataaagagaagtttttcatttaattatagaATAGTATTCATAATTCAGCCAATAATCTGAAAAGTTCAATGGAATGAAGAATTTCCTagggcataaaaaaaaaaacgctaTAAATCACCAAAATTAATGAAGTAAAAAGTATTCAGAAACTGATAACATGGGAAGAAACTGAGAAAGCCCCCCAAGAATTTAGCTGAAACTTTCTCCCCAGAGCTCCAGGCCCTGATTACTGgtaaattctttcaaaatgtcAAGGAAGTGATACTTCTTAAGCTACAGAAACTATTCTAAGGTTTAGACAACAATAAAAGTGACGTCCTTCTATGATGCAAGTCTGGCCATGTTACCAAAACGTGACAAATATAGCACCAATCTTACGTATGAAGAGAGAGGCGAGAGTCATACATAAAATATCAGGAAGTACAATTCAGGGTCTGGAAAGACTGGTGCACCATGATCCTAAGACTACAAAGATGATGTGATATTAAGAAGTCTACCAGATTTCATCAATCCCAAGTTGCACATTTTTTCGTCCTCTCTGAAGCGGGGATGCATCTTCCGGTTGGTGGCATCTTACGATGATGCagcatattttcctttctcagttgtatataaaataatatgtgtttTACAATCAACAATGTCTTAAGTTCAATGAAATACCATAATGCAAAACCTCACCCCAAAAggttaaatacaaaaaaaaatttttttcttgatagatGTTTAAAAGGCATTTGCTAATAACCTATTCCTGATTTTTAACCAAGACATTTCCTTAACAAGAAACAGTGCATCTATTTCAGAACAGTCGTCATCATTGTAGTTAAATGTGGAACATCATAGGCATCCCTGTTAAAACCAGGAACAAAAACAGGACACACACTACCAAGACTATGGTCGTTTGTTGTGGAGCTTTCGACCACTCCACAAAgccctggaaaagagaaaaaaaaaaagtacaaatattagAAACAGAGGGGCCAGCACTGTTTcttgcctggcacagagtatgAGCTCTGTAAATCTTTGTCAAATGAACGCAGGAACGGAAAGACATACCATGATGAAGGATGGGAAGACAAAACGGTTAATGGTGACAATTCTTCTCCAAAATAGTGATGAGTAGAGTGCAACAGGTCTTAAAATATCAGGAAAGTTTGGGGAATGGATATGACATAGGGAGTTATCTGGAAAGCCAGGCAGTGgcgacatgaaaaaaaaatcctgaaaaagaagagaaatggatgGAGCATATACTATGAAATGTTCAACCTAAGCAGCTCTGAGACCTGGCAAAGCCTCCGAAAAACTTGGAGGATATTTTTCGAATATCGGGGCTCCTCCCTTGGATTTTCTAATGCAGTAGATCTTGGCTAGGACCAGAACATACAGATTTTTATGAAGTTCCTCATAATTCATGCTATAGAAAAATAGGAcaacttgacaaatatttatttttctgtggcaATCACAACACCAAAATCTGACAATTCATCAGTTGAGGAAATGGGTATGACACAGCATACCAACCACAAAATATTTGGCAGctgtaaaaagtaaattaaaaagggcgcctgggtggctcagtcgttaagcgtctgccttcggctcaggtcatgatcccagggtcctgggatcgagtcccacatcaggctccctcctcggggggaggcctgcttctccctctcccactcccgctgcttgtgttcctgctctcgctatctctgtctctgtcaaataaataaataaaatctttataaaaaaaagtaaataaaaaatatatatatatataaattaaataaatatatatatggaaagttATCCAGAATATTTATTATGAAGACACCAAATGGCAGGATAATAATTTTGCTATAATCTCTTTTTTGGGTTTTAAGAAATATATGTGAGTTATTGTAGGACTCTATTTATTCGAAGCTCAAcaataggcaaaactaatctatatgAGCCGAAATCAGAAATGTGGTTGCCTCGGGGTGGGGGAGTGAGAGAGACTAGAAAGGAAGATGAAGGAATTTTCTAGGATAATGGCAGCGCTTGATATCTCCATCAGGGTGTTGGTATACACACTCACTGATCTGTGCACTTCATTAGAAATATTTATGGCAACTTTTTAAAGCAGAGTATAAAGTTAAGAAAGCATAATAAATACAGGTCATCTGCAATGCAgaagttttacacacacacacacacacacacacacacacacacacacacacaccgcgtACCACTAATAATAGACCCAACCCTGCCTCACCTGGTTCCCCTTTGTCGCTCTTCCAACTGCTGTGCATATCGGCTGCTAACTATGGTTTAGCGCTTATATTTATGATTGCCCCCTTCCGGGAAATTCCCCCAGAGAATCACAGGGGAGGTCGTCCACACCAGTGAAGGGACataacaggctccccactggctcAGAGGAGGATGAGGACTACTGttgctccagagctccccatggGATCGGGCCCAGGCTGGACCCCAATTAAACTCCGTCTCACTCTTTCCAGCTTCCCTCACCACCTACAGGTTCCTCCTGAGAGCACAGTACCCTCAACAAATCCCTTGCACAAAAATCCCAACTAGTCTCAGTTTCCAAGGGGAAAAACGTCTACAAGGCTATACGGCAATGGAGTGGAGTGACTGCatatggatgggtgggtgggtgggtaagTACACAGGTAACTGGATGTATGCATGACGTGCAGGCGAATGAAAGGTTGGGTGGATGAGAGGACAGTAAATGGTTGATGGGTGTTCGATGAGTCGGTGGATGATCAGACGGGTGAGTGGACGGGCGGATCAGTGGGCGGATGGATAAGGAGATAGACAGAGGAGGTACATGAATGGACAGACAGACGGAGGGAGGGATGGAATGCGTATATGGATGAGTAGGCAAATGAAAGGTTGGGCAGATGAATGAGGAGGCAGGTGAATGAATGGCTAATTTGAGTTTATGAGTGAAGCGTTGGCGGGTATGTGTGGAGGGAGATCCACATCACATGGAGACCCTCCACTCCATGTCTGACTACCACCGGACTATGTCCTGTTTCCCATGGGACACTGCTTGGTTGGGGAAATTCCAAGCTGAGGAAAGGAATGGACAACCCACTGAGATCTGTGGGGCAGGGCATCTGGGAAAGAGGAGGGAACCCCCAACTTACCTGAGAGTCCTCTGACTCCTCATCTCCCTCCACCGTGTTCCACTCCTGGGCCAGCCCAGGCTCTTGAGAAGACAGACCTGAGCACAGGAGACAGGACCACGAGTCAGTGACCAGGGCAGCTGGGCGGTGGGAGGGAGGGCTCTGCCTGCTCGTCCCACCTGGCATCCTACCCTGTTCTCTTTCCTGTcacactcacgtgcacacacacattctggcCCACGTGGTTCAGGTGGTGCAGAGAGAATACAAGACCTGAATTCTGATCCTGTTTCTGTCATTACCCAGAAGACTTAAAGTGGGTCACCTGATGTGATCTGCCACCTGAGCCTCTGTTCCTTCACCTGTCAAATGGGTAAAACTGTCCCTTCTCTACGTGCCTCCTGCAAAAACTGAGTGAGGGAGCCGAGGAAAAAGTGTGGAATTAAGCCAGGATGAAGCAGGCTTGCCCAGCTTCCAGCCACCAGTGTAGACATCTCCCCATATTTGAACTTCAACAACCTTCTCACCCCTTAGCTGGATAGAACCAGGGGTCAGGCCAAAGATCGGCATTTTCCACTCCTCCTGCACCCAGGCTCCGCTAGGAgccccccaacctcctcctcaCTATCAGAACTGACACCCATATCATCCACACCTCCGTCCCAGGCCTGCTTGTCCCCTGTGGGAGAAGGAAAGACCCCGCCCCAAGTAGAAGCTCCAGCCTTTCAGGGGTCCCACCCTTGGTCCAGCTGTTTGAGCCCCAACCCCAGGAGTTATCCTGGGAATCTCTCTTGTCCTCCCCTCCACACATCCATCTGCAAGAACTCTGATTCTCCCTCCCAGATGTGTCCCCAATCTCTGCAAGAACTCCGATTCTCCCTCCCAGATGTGTCCCCCTTATCTCTTATGTCCACCACTGCCACATGTGGGCTTGATCATCTCTCTCCCAGATGGTTGCAGGAAACTCCTATCTGGCCTCCCAGCTTCCACTCTGACCTCCTAATCCTACAGTTCATCCTCACACACAGCTGGATGCAGGCTTTCTCAACCTGGGCGCCATTGACCTTGCAAGCTGCGTAACTCCTCGTAGTGGGGGTGGGTCCCGGGCCTCGTAGGGTGGGTCCTTGTCCTCTGCCTAGCAGCATTGCCTCGACCCATTTTGTGGTGGTAGCACCTTCGCCATTCAGATAACCCAAACTCCAGACTTTGCCAAACgtcccctggggaggggaggtgggatgcAACAtggcccccagttgagaaccactgagctagcAGAATCTTTTTGAAACACAAATGAGATCCTgtcttcctcctctgcaaaacCTTCTGGTGGCTTCCCAATATTCAGATAACATACGCTGTGCGGCGGTCTCCAAGACGCCCCATCACTTGCTGGCCCCGGCTGGTCTCTACCTTCTTCCCCCGTGTCTCTGCTCTGTTCAGTCAGCACAGCCTCCTCAAACTCAGCAAGCTTGTCGCCTCTGCGGGGTCATCATCTGTGTGGCTCCAGTGGCCCACGAGGGGACCCGCCGGCTCTTAGAATAAACAACtccttctcctgcctctctcGCCCTCCCTGACCACACTTGGGTCCCTCTCCGTCAATCATCCCATTTTACTGTCTTTGGAGCCCTCATCAgacattacttttctttttatttcgttgcttgtttattgtctgtttctccaCTAAAATCAGCTCTACTGGGGCCATCTTGTTTGCGGCTAGATCCCGagcacctggtacatagtaggtgcttgtgGTAGATTTTTGTTCCAAATGGCCTTCCACTTGTTCACCGATCCCTGTGTCCACACCCCTGGGCAGCCCTCTCCCTCAGTGATACTGAACTTGACCACGCAGCTCACTTTAACCCATGGCCTGTGAGCAACTGGGTGGCCAGTACAGCTTAAAAAGTGCTTGCAAATTgaagttttccctccctttccctgcaaCCATCCTCAGGAGAATACGCCTGGGCTCGCCTGCAGGAGACAAGGAGCCCAAAGTCAGCACCCTCAAACCGGCCAGACCCGCGAGTGAGGTCAACCAGCTGCCCCAGCCAGCTCACCGTGGATTTTCGGGCAAATGCAGGCTGTCCCCTGAGGCCGCGTCATATGCTGACCTGCAGAATCCTGAGCAGAGAAATGACTGTTGCTATAAGCCACTAAGTTTCGGGGCCACCTGCTACCCAGCAAAGGCTGATGGACACAGGGCTCCATAAATATCTGTCCACTGAACGAGTGAAGGGATGAGTGTTGTGTCTTTCCAGAGGCTCTGCCACAACCTTCCCCCCACCGCCCACGGGACGCCGGCCCCTCACCTTTCTCGTCACCGTCACAGCTGGTGGCCCCAACCTCCACAGCCACCCAGTCTTTGGCGAGGGCGGCACGCTTCTCCCAGGCCCTGCTCTCCCGGGGAAGCAGCGTCTT
Encoded proteins:
- the SMIM17 gene encoding small integral membrane protein 17, which encodes MQSLRPEQIRGLLEPERAKTLLPRESRAWEKRAALAKDWVAVEVGATSCDGDEKGLSSQEPGLAQEWNTVEGDEESEDSQGFVEWSKAPQQTTIVLVVCVLFLFLVLTGMPMMFHI